From Thermotoga sp., one genomic window encodes:
- a CDS encoding carbohydrate ABC transporter permease, with product MNKRKMLKAIVFYSLSIILVIMWMLPFIISIFTSLKTMDEVMLGIKWWRPPKKPTFENYVIAWKEANMKRYFINTFIITSLSVLGALFVSSLSAFALSWYEFKLRKPLLIMFVSGMLIPFQMLMIPVYRFSVNTGLYDTYWGVILFHIAFQTGFCTFFLRNFMITIPRSLFEAARIDGAGDFLIYRKIMMPLILPALAALGILEFTWIWNDYLWSLVLIQSDSLKPITLGLTTLQGEWVTSWNVIAAGANLAALVPIVVFLIFQRYFIEGLTLGSVKG from the coding sequence ATGAATAAAAGGAAAATGTTGAAAGCCATCGTTTTTTACTCTCTGTCCATTATTCTGGTAATTATGTGGATGCTTCCTTTCATTATATCGATATTCACATCGCTTAAAACAATGGATGAAGTGATGTTAGGAATCAAATGGTGGAGGCCTCCCAAAAAGCCAACCTTTGAAAATTATGTTATAGCCTGGAAAGAAGCCAATATGAAAAGGTACTTTATTAATACATTTATAATAACAAGCCTGTCCGTATTAGGAGCATTGTTTGTATCTAGTTTAAGTGCTTTTGCGTTATCCTGGTATGAATTTAAATTGCGAAAGCCTCTCTTGATAATGTTTGTCTCTGGGATGCTAATACCTTTTCAGATGTTGATGATACCCGTTTACAGATTTTCAGTTAACACAGGACTTTACGATACTTACTGGGGAGTAATTCTTTTCCACATTGCATTTCAAACGGGTTTCTGTACCTTTTTCTTGAGAAATTTCATGATCACCATACCAAGAAGTCTTTTTGAAGCAGCGAGAATTGACGGAGCTGGTGATTTTTTGATTTACAGAAAAATCATGATGCCTTTGATACTACCCGCCTTGGCTGCTCTTGGAATTCTTGAGTTTACCTGGATATGGAACGACTACCTGTGGTCACTAGTTCTCATACAGAGCGACAGTTTAAAACCAATAACTCTTGGTCTGACTACTCTTCAAGGAGAGTGGGTTACAAGCTGGAATGTGATAGCTGCTGGAGCAAATCTCGCTGCATTAGTACCAATAGTTGTTTTTTTGATTTTCCAGAGGTATTTCATAGAGGGCTTAACACTGGGAAGTGTAAAAGGTTAA
- a CDS encoding ABC transporter substrate-binding protein: protein MRKFLVLLFLALSIASLLGQTLPPGVPREKTLILPFLFAPLPVPGNWNLWAGWRAQNCGLHQFVTEPLWTINPNPEEGGIINALAAEPPMYNEDFTKLTIKLRKGIYWSDGVEFTADDVVFTIKTVRDTPELDYHGPMQDVKDVYALDRYTVVVELKRPNSRFHAYFVERWGALRPMPKHIFEKVEDIASYDFNPPVSLGPYILKDYDPAGYWVLWEKRKDWQRTVTGQLFGEPIPEYVLFINYGTAEKNTMAMLRHELDVLQGTAEQLITLLRASKTTRSYRETWPYIDPRDISTRGPGFNHMVYPYNIKDVRW from the coding sequence ATGCGGAAATTTTTGGTGCTCCTCTTTTTGGCCCTATCCATTGCGTCGCTGTTAGGGCAAACTCTGCCGCCTGGTGTACCCAGGGAGAAAACGTTAATTCTGCCTTTTCTGTTTGCACCACTCCCTGTTCCAGGGAATTGGAATCTCTGGGCAGGATGGCGCGCACAAAACTGTGGCTTGCACCAGTTCGTCACAGAACCTTTATGGACCATCAACCCCAATCCTGAAGAAGGAGGCATTATCAACGCTCTTGCAGCTGAACCTCCAATGTACAATGAAGACTTCACCAAGCTCACGATAAAGCTCAGGAAAGGGATTTATTGGAGTGATGGTGTTGAGTTCACAGCGGACGACGTCGTATTCACGATCAAAACAGTAAGGGACACGCCTGAGTTGGACTACCACGGTCCAATGCAAGATGTAAAAGATGTCTATGCACTGGATAGGTACACAGTAGTGGTAGAACTCAAGAGACCAAACAGCAGATTTCATGCTTACTTTGTTGAAAGATGGGGCGCTCTAAGGCCTATGCCAAAGCATATTTTCGAGAAGGTGGAAGATATTGCTTCTTATGATTTCAATCCACCCGTAAGTCTGGGACCATACATTCTGAAGGATTACGATCCAGCGGGATACTGGGTGCTCTGGGAGAAGAGAAAAGACTGGCAGAGAACAGTTACTGGACAACTCTTCGGCGAACCCATACCTGAATATGTCCTCTTCATCAACTACGGTACCGCTGAAAAGAACACCATGGCTATGCTAAGGCACGAACTGGATGTTCTCCAGGGCACTGCCGAGCAGCTCATCACACTACTGAGGGCGAGCAAAACCACGCGGAGTTACAGGGAAACATGGCCCTACATTGATCCTAGAGACATCTCTACCAGAGGCCCCGGTTTCAACCATATGGTTTATCCTTACAACATTAAAGATGTTAGATGGG